In Candidatus Flexicrinis affinis, the following are encoded in one genomic region:
- a CDS encoding ABC transporter permease produces MFLILALLGPAVAPYPYDEFVRNEEGRVARREAPGVEFAFGTDRLGRDVFSRVLWGTRDIVGLPGVATVLAVIVGTSIGLAIGYAGGWIDEVVSRVFDGLLAIPALVLALAVLATLGPSSAGLVLVIVILYTPIVARVIRSATLNLRSAAYVELARLRGESLLFILTREILPGVLPALAVEAALRFSYAIFLTASLGFLGLGVQPPSPDWGRMVYEARLDVNQTPWALWFPAGAIAVLVISVNLMADGLRRVFRYEGSLV; encoded by the coding sequence ATGTTTTTGATTCTGGCGCTGCTTGGGCCGGCGGTCGCGCCGTACCCGTATGACGAGTTCGTGCGAAACGAGGAAGGACGGGTCGCGCGGCGAGAGGCGCCGGGTGTGGAGTTTGCGTTCGGCACCGACCGGCTTGGACGGGACGTGTTCAGCCGGGTGTTGTGGGGCACGCGAGACATCGTCGGGCTGCCGGGCGTCGCGACCGTGCTGGCGGTGATCGTCGGCACGAGCATCGGCTTGGCGATCGGGTACGCCGGCGGATGGATCGACGAGGTGGTATCGCGCGTGTTCGACGGCCTGCTGGCGATTCCGGCGCTGGTGTTGGCGCTGGCGGTACTGGCAACGCTTGGACCGTCGTCTGCGGGGCTGGTGCTGGTGATCGTGATTCTGTATACGCCGATCGTGGCCCGCGTGATTCGCTCGGCCACCTTGAATCTACGCAGCGCGGCGTACGTCGAACTGGCGCGCCTGCGCGGCGAAAGCCTGCTGTTCATCCTCACCCGTGAGATCTTGCCCGGCGTGCTGCCGGCACTGGCCGTCGAGGCCGCGCTGCGCTTTAGCTACGCGATCTTCCTCACCGCGTCGCTGGGGTTTTTGGGTCTGGGCGTTCAGCCGCCGTCGCCGGATTGGGGCCGTATGGTCTACGAAGCGCGTCTGGACGTCAACCAGACGCCGTGGGCGCTGTGGTTCCCCGCCGGCGCGATCGCGGTGCTGGTCATCAGCGTTAACCTGATGGCGGACGGCCTGCGCCGCGTGTTCCGGTACGAAGGCAGTCTCGTATGA